A genomic segment from Nicotiana tabacum cultivar K326 chromosome 9, ASM71507v2, whole genome shotgun sequence encodes:
- the LOC107797255 gene encoding protein RADIALIS-like 5, producing the protein MASWTTKQKKRFEEALALYDRDTPDRWHNIARSVGGKSAEEVRRHYELLLKDIMQIKNDQVPLPKYKPAQTNVRGYANEQRLLKNLKLQ; encoded by the coding sequence ATGGCTTCATGGACAACAAAGCAAAAAAAGAGATTTGAGGAGGCGTTGGCATTATATGACAGGGATACTCCGGATCGCTGGCATAACATTGCGAGGAGTGTAGGAGGGAAATCAGCAGAGGAAGTGAGGAGACACTATGAGCTGCTTCTCAAGGATATTATGCAAATAAAAAATGACCAAGTACCTTTGCCCAAATACAAGCCTGCTCAAACCAATGTCAGAGGTTATGCTAATGAACAGAG